The following coding sequences are from one Lycium ferocissimum isolate CSIRO_LF1 chromosome 3, AGI_CSIRO_Lferr_CH_V1, whole genome shotgun sequence window:
- the LOC132049142 gene encoding bZIP transcription factor TGA10-like: MDLESHDHHISFGSDDHQFHQHPQQHQQHLFHNTQQLMQNNTSNQISFGMLHQPSSSIPENFINKESTSGGAYDLGELDDQALFLYLDGQDPSSNHDQIQNNSEMRPPTLNIFPSQPMHVEPSSTKGNTGIVSSGSEKSSQPSMELSNPKNDVLSSSSGPEPKVAKREWNRKGPNSGSEQNTPKTPDHKTLRRLAQNREAARKSRIRKKAYIQQLESSRIRLAQLEQDLQRARSQGFHYGGNAVLGGDQGLPGNIGSISSDAAVFDMEYSRWLEEHHRLMCELRNAVQEHFPENELRMYVENCVTHYDEIMNLKSMLAKSDVFHLVSGMWKTPAERCFIWMGDFRPSELLKIILSQIEPLTEQQFVGICGLQQSTQEAEEALSQGLEALNQSVSDTIVSDALLANCPQNMANYMGQMALAINKLSTLEGFVRQADNLRHQTIHRLHQILTSRQAARCFLAIAEYFHRLRALSSLWVARPRQE, from the exons ATGGATCTTGAAAGCCATGATCATCATATTTCTTTTGGAAGTGATGATCATCAGTTCCATCAACATCCTCAGCAACATCAGCAGCACTTATTCCATAATACTCAGCAGCTGATGcaaaataatactagtaatcaGATTTCTTTTGGAATGTTACATCAGCCATCTTCTTCCATTCCAGAAAACTTCat AAACAAAGAGAGTACAAGTGGTGGAGCTTATGATTTAGGTGAACTAGATGATCAAGCCCTTTTCCTTTACCTTGATGGCCAAGATCCTTCTTCAAATCATGACCAAATAC AAAATAATTCAGAGATGAGACCACCGACTCTCAACATTTTTCCATCACAGCCTATGCATGTTGAGCCATCATCCACAAAG GGAAATACTGGAATTGTTTCAAGTGGTTCAGAGAAATCATCTCAGCCGTCCATGGAGTTATCCAACCCCAAAAATGatgttctttcttcttcttctggaCCCGAACCAAAAGTCGCTAAG CGAGAGTGGAACAGAAAGGGTCCAAATTCAGGTTCAGAGCAAAATACACCTAAAACACCAGATCATAAG ACATTGAGGAGACTCGCTCAAAATAGAGAGGCAGCTAGGAAAAGCAGAATTAGGAAAAAG GCTTATATTCAACAACTAGAGTCAAGTAGAATCAGGCTTGCTCAGTTAGAGCAAGATTTACAAAGGGCTAGATCACAA GGATTTCATTATGGGGGCAATGCTGTTTTAGGAGGAGACCAAGGCCTTCCTGGTAACATTGGCAGCATAAGTTCAg ATGCTGCAGTCTTTGATATGGAGTACTCAAGGTGGCTGGAGGAACATCATCGTCTCATGTGTGAACTTCGAAATGCAGTTCAAGAACATTTTCCAGAAAACGAGCTTCGAATGTATGTGGAAAATTGTGTGACACATTACGATGAAATCATGAACCTTAAAAGCATGCTTGCAAAATCCGACGTGTTTCATCTTGTTTCCGGCATGTGGAAAACTCCGGCGGAACGTTGTTTTATTTGGATGGGAGATTTCCGGCCATCTGAGCTTCTCAAG ATTATCCTGAGTCAGATTGAGCCATTAACAGAACAACAATTTGTGGGTATTTGTGgattacaacaatcaacacaagaaGCTGAGGAAGCTCTCTCACAAGGGCTGGAAGCTCTGAATCAGTCTGTTTCAGACACAATCGTCTCTGATGCATTATTGGCTAATTGTCCTCAAAATATGGCCAATTACATGGGACAAATGGCCCTTGCCATTAACAAACTCTCCACTCTTGAAGGCTTTGTTAGACAG GCTGATAATTTGAGGCACCAAACAATTCATCGACTTCATCAAATCTTGACGAGTCGTCAAGCTGCAAGGTGTTTTCTTGCAATTGCTGAATATTTCCATAGGCTTAGAGCTCTCAGCTCTCTTTGGGTGGCACGGCCTCGACAAGAATAA